The following are encoded together in the Myxococcales bacterium genome:
- a CDS encoding tryptophan 7-halogenase, producing MTEARSMEADVVVIGGGPAGSTVATVLARKGHAVLLLERERHPRFHIGESLLPANIPILERLGVLEAVREIGVEKLGADFPSADGTRRNVYRFDRALGQTPGYAFQVERAEFDQLLFQHAIAQGVDAREGVRVTGVTLSDAGVTLEAEGDSLASSTIRARYVVDATGRDAFLGKLLGLHRKHPVHQSAAVFAHFRGVTPRTGEEAGNISIYSHDRGWAWIIPLRDGLVSAGVVADPDLFKTRNEPLPEFLRRLLAGIPDAAARMSEAVIVGNQHASGNYSYLCDRLTGPRWIMAGDAGAFVDPVFSTGVYLAMRSAEKAAAVVDGALREPGRERALQRAFERQTWEGLRALSWFILRFTTPAMRWLFDHPQNGLKLEQAVISMLAGDVFENPGVRWRLAIFKLLYYAVALRMLPATLRDRRRRRQHVNAVFSGGTTKQDPA from the coding sequence ATGACTGAAGCGCGGTCGATGGAGGCGGACGTCGTGGTCATCGGCGGGGGGCCTGCGGGCTCCACGGTCGCGACCGTCCTGGCGCGGAAGGGCCACGCGGTGCTGCTGCTCGAGCGCGAACGTCATCCCCGCTTTCACATCGGCGAGTCGCTGCTGCCCGCCAACATCCCCATCTTGGAGCGGCTGGGTGTGCTCGAGGCGGTCCGTGAGATCGGCGTCGAGAAGCTCGGCGCGGATTTCCCCTCCGCGGACGGCACGCGCCGCAACGTGTACCGCTTCGATCGCGCGCTCGGGCAAACGCCGGGTTACGCGTTCCAGGTCGAGCGCGCTGAGTTCGATCAGCTGCTGTTCCAGCACGCCATCGCGCAGGGCGTCGATGCTCGCGAGGGCGTCCGCGTGACGGGGGTCACGCTGTCCGATGCGGGCGTGACGCTCGAGGCCGAAGGCGACTCGCTGGCTAGCTCGACCATCCGCGCGCGCTACGTGGTCGACGCAACGGGTCGGGACGCCTTCCTGGGCAAGCTGCTCGGCCTGCACCGCAAACACCCGGTCCACCAGAGTGCCGCGGTTTTCGCCCACTTCCGGGGTGTCACGCCGCGGACGGGTGAAGAAGCGGGGAACATCAGCATCTACTCCCACGACCGCGGCTGGGCCTGGATCATCCCGCTGCGCGACGGGCTCGTCAGCGCGGGGGTCGTGGCGGATCCCGACTTGTTCAAGACTCGCAACGAGCCGCTGCCCGAGTTCTTGCGCCGGTTGCTTGCCGGGATCCCCGATGCGGCGGCGCGCATGAGTGAGGCTGTGATCGTTGGTAATCAGCACGCGAGCGGCAACTACTCGTACCTGTGTGATCGCCTCACCGGTCCGCGCTGGATCATGGCGGGTGACGCGGGTGCGTTCGTCGACCCCGTGTTCTCGACCGGCGTGTACCTTGCGATGCGCTCCGCGGAGAAGGCAGCCGCGGTCGTCGACGGCGCGCTGCGGGAGCCCGGACGGGAGCGCGCGCTGCAGCGGGCCTTCGAGCGCCAGACCTGGGAGGGGTTGCGGGCGCTGTCGTGGTTCATTCTGCGCTTCACGACTCCCGCGATGCGCTGGCTGTTCGACCACCCGCAGAATGGGTTGAAGCTCGAGCAGGCGGTGATCTCGATGCTCGCCGGCGATGTCTTCGAGAACCCCGGCGTCCGGTGGCGCCTCGCGATCTTCAAGCTGCTCTATTACGCCGTCGCGCTGAGGATGTTACCGGCCACGCTGCGAGACCGCCGACGCCGGCGCCAGCACGTGAACGCCGTGTTTTCCGGCGGGACCACCAAACAAGATCCGGCCTGA
- a CDS encoding DEAD/DEAH box helicase: protein MEGDDGRWRERECAVLSLRFDYGGVRVRPERDDDLDADDPESDAPAVDRDLRAERAVQARIERYGVVEIDHLDSVVAPHGAQADYVINVDDNVHAICSFSGLAVEELRALGWQVEVDEGFQFKVVGGSEHWVARLGDVRDKAEWFQLELGLEVDGQIIDLVPALIRLLEEAPKGARLSSLSRQVARCRALPVAKGQFVAIPWERLEPILAVLAELYDGHGRKLRLHEANLAVVGRLEQAIEGRGRVLMWSEVSPAVERGKRLGRGPAVAERPAVLHAELRPYQAEGLTWLCHLRDHGVGGVLADDMGLGKTLQTIALLAIEKEKRRMDLPTLIVVPTSLVEVWRRQIKQFAPHLSVLTLHGGKRHAAFKKLPAADVVLTTYSVLSRDLSRFREQEYHYAILDEAQAIKNARSQASQAVRTLRARHRLALTGTPIENNLDELWSLFEFVMPGLLGNAQRFRTGFRFPIEREGNETRMNALRSRVSPFVLRRLKETVARDLPPKTELVQPVVFEEEQRDLYESIRVAAHAEVRSAIRRQGFEASSLMILDALTKLRQVCCDPRLVQVDAARDVKTSAKAEAFFALLAQELGRGRRVLVFSQFARMLGLLSEGLTERGIRHVTLTGASQERHKLVDAFQTGEVDVFLISLKAGGTGLTLTRADTVIHYDPWWNAAAQMQATDRAHRIGQTQPVFVHNLVVSGSVEERMLELQQRKRRLADTLFGNEVGGGRLLPDDIESLLAPLDVDE from the coding sequence GTGGAAGGGGACGACGGGCGCTGGCGCGAGCGCGAGTGCGCCGTGCTCTCACTCCGCTTCGACTACGGCGGCGTTCGTGTGCGGCCCGAACGCGACGACGACCTCGACGCGGACGACCCCGAGTCCGACGCCCCCGCCGTCGACCGAGATCTTCGGGCCGAGCGCGCGGTCCAGGCGCGCATCGAGCGCTACGGTGTCGTGGAAATCGATCACCTCGACAGCGTCGTGGCCCCCCACGGCGCTCAGGCCGACTACGTGATCAACGTCGACGACAACGTGCACGCCATCTGTTCGTTCTCCGGGCTCGCGGTCGAAGAGCTGCGGGCGCTCGGCTGGCAGGTCGAGGTCGACGAAGGCTTTCAGTTCAAAGTCGTGGGCGGGAGCGAACACTGGGTCGCGCGCCTCGGCGACGTGCGGGACAAGGCGGAGTGGTTTCAGTTGGAGCTCGGGCTCGAGGTCGATGGCCAGATCATCGATCTGGTCCCGGCGCTGATCCGCCTGCTGGAAGAGGCGCCGAAGGGTGCGCGGCTCTCCTCGCTCTCGCGACAGGTGGCGCGCTGCCGCGCGCTGCCGGTGGCAAAAGGTCAGTTCGTGGCCATCCCCTGGGAACGCCTCGAGCCGATCCTGGCGGTGCTCGCCGAGTTGTATGACGGCCACGGCCGAAAGCTGCGGCTGCACGAGGCCAACCTGGCGGTGGTCGGGCGCCTCGAACAGGCGATCGAAGGCCGCGGTCGCGTGCTCATGTGGTCCGAGGTGAGCCCGGCCGTCGAGCGAGGCAAACGCCTGGGCCGCGGCCCCGCCGTCGCCGAGCGACCCGCGGTGCTGCACGCCGAGCTTCGACCCTACCAAGCCGAAGGGCTCACCTGGCTGTGCCACCTGCGCGACCACGGCGTCGGCGGCGTGCTGGCTGACGACATGGGCCTGGGCAAGACCCTGCAGACCATCGCGCTCCTCGCCATCGAAAAAGAAAAACGGCGCATGGACCTGCCGACGTTGATCGTCGTGCCGACCAGCCTGGTCGAGGTCTGGCGCCGGCAGATCAAGCAGTTCGCGCCACACCTCTCGGTGCTCACGCTGCACGGTGGCAAACGCCACGCCGCGTTCAAGAAGCTACCGGCGGCGGACGTCGTGCTCACCACCTACTCGGTCCTGTCTCGCGATCTGTCGCGATTTCGCGAGCAGGAGTACCACTACGCGATCCTCGACGAGGCGCAGGCCATCAAGAACGCGCGCAGTCAGGCCAGCCAGGCGGTGCGCACTCTCAGGGCGCGTCACCGCCTCGCGCTCACGGGGACGCCCATCGAAAACAACCTGGACGAGCTCTGGAGCCTGTTTGAGTTCGTGATGCCGGGCTTGCTCGGCAACGCACAGCGCTTCCGCACCGGGTTTCGCTTTCCGATCGAGCGCGAGGGCAACGAGACCCGCATGAACGCGCTGCGCTCGCGCGTCTCGCCGTTCGTGCTGCGCCGCCTGAAAGAGACGGTCGCCCGGGATTTGCCGCCCAAGACCGAGCTGGTGCAGCCGGTCGTGTTCGAGGAAGAACAACGGGATCTCTACGAGAGCATCCGCGTCGCTGCCCACGCCGAGGTGCGCTCTGCCATCCGCCGCCAGGGCTTCGAGGCCTCCAGCTTGATGATCCTCGACGCCCTCACCAAGCTGCGACAGGTGTGTTGTGATCCACGCCTGGTGCAGGTGGACGCGGCCCGCGACGTGAAGACGTCCGCCAAGGCCGAGGCGTTTTTTGCGCTCTTGGCTCAGGAGCTCGGACGCGGTCGCCGGGTGCTTGTCTTCTCGCAGTTCGCGCGCATGCTGGGCCTCTTGTCCGAGGGTCTGACCGAACGGGGCATCCGCCACGTGACCCTCACCGGCGCCTCGCAGGAGCGCCACAAGCTGGTCGACGCCTTCCAGACGGGTGAGGTGGACGTGTTCTTGATCAGCCTGAAGGCAGGCGGGACGGGCCTCACGCTGACCCGCGCCGACACGGTCATTCACTACGACCCGTGGTGGAACGCCGCGGCGCAGATGCAGGCCACCGATCGCGCTCACCGCATCGGGCAGACGCAGCCGGTGTTCGTACACAACCTGGTCGTGTCGGGCAGCGTCGAGGAGCGCATGCTCGAGCTTCAGCAGCGGAAACGCCGGCTCGCCGACACCTTGTTCGGCAACGAGGTAGGCGGCGGGCGGCTCTTGCCCGACGACATCGAGAGCCTGCTCGCACCCCTCGACGTCGACGAGTGA
- a CDS encoding extensin family protein, whose amino-acid sequence MLLRSLRFGLGAWIVAACLVACGDDGGSGGGGGSSSGGAAGTDGGVTGGSAGVGGSGGASGSGASGGSAGSAVGGAAGTGTGGTSSGGSSGSGGTGGAPLTCLEELDKLGVGYTQTTAKGVVDAVKLTGKLNDVLIASTDTDSVAKDPMACKFVLHLWDMAEVLKAHGIHKIGTLGSYCYRCCCAWSTTNFCRGPNDPEPDCTVAPYSGYSNHSWGRAVDIRYLYKDDGKVYDVNNPAHFVQWSGSSSETCTKALAAQTGISKELYSLACDLSTSHVFGTILTPNYNSAHRNHFHCDIGQNTEPSTWLVKSAPALIDEGPGDE is encoded by the coding sequence ATGCTCCTCCGCTCTCTCCGGTTCGGCCTGGGTGCTTGGATTGTCGCTGCTTGCCTGGTCGCCTGCGGCGACGACGGCGGAAGCGGCGGCGGTGGTGGTTCGAGCTCGGGCGGCGCGGCGGGTACCGACGGCGGGGTCACCGGCGGAAGCGCCGGGGTCGGCGGCAGCGGCGGTGCATCAGGCAGCGGCGCGAGCGGAGGCTCGGCAGGCAGCGCGGTCGGCGGCGCCGCCGGCACCGGCACCGGCGGCACGAGCAGCGGTGGCAGCAGCGGCAGCGGCGGCACGGGCGGCGCTCCCCTCACCTGTCTCGAAGAGCTGGACAAACTCGGCGTTGGTTACACCCAGACCACGGCCAAGGGTGTGGTCGATGCGGTCAAGCTGACCGGCAAGCTGAACGACGTCCTGATCGCCAGCACCGACACCGATTCGGTCGCGAAAGATCCGATGGCGTGTAAATTCGTGTTGCACCTGTGGGACATGGCCGAGGTGCTGAAGGCCCACGGCATTCACAAGATCGGGACGCTCGGCTCGTACTGTTATCGCTGCTGCTGCGCCTGGTCGACGACCAACTTCTGCCGGGGCCCCAACGATCCGGAGCCGGACTGCACGGTGGCCCCGTACAGCGGATATTCGAACCACTCCTGGGGTCGCGCGGTCGACATTCGTTACCTCTACAAGGACGACGGCAAGGTCTACGACGTGAACAACCCTGCTCACTTCGTCCAGTGGTCGGGCTCGTCGTCGGAGACGTGCACCAAGGCCCTGGCCGCTCAGACCGGGATCAGCAAGGAGCTCTACTCCTTGGCCTGTGATCTCTCGACGTCGCACGTGTTCGGCACGATCCTCACGCCGAACTACAACTCGGCCCATCGCAACCACTTCCATTGCGACATTGGCCAGAACACCGAGCCGTCCACCTGGCTCGTCAAGTCCGCACCGGCCCTGATCGACGAGGGTCCGGGCGACGAGTGA
- the thrC gene encoding threonine synthase — MSHHSEFRCISGCDGAWPVTQAIYRCPRCQGLLEVRHDLDALKSRSAAGWMRLFDERYMRSQWPYGSGVWGKREWVMPEVPDELIVSMYEGGTNLFWAERYGRQLGLDDLWVKLCGNSHSGSFKDLGMTVLVSVVRWAMREGLEVKAVACASTGDTSAALAAYGAAAGLPVVVLLPRGKISTGQLVQPLAHGALVLGLDTDFDGCMDIVQRLAEEGIVYLANSMNALRIEGQKTVAVEVVQQLDWQVPDWIILPSGNLGNASALYAGFKLMKELGLIQRYPRLVMAQAENANPLYRAWSAGKREVEAIKAQATQATAIQIGNPVSAPRAVAALEAMNGLVEQASEEELADAAARADRTGMYTCPHTAVALAALEKLKARGVIKGSERVVCISTASGLKFTEFKVGYHEGRLPGVTSQLANPPVSLPPDFGQVVDAIAARFG, encoded by the coding sequence ATGAGCCATCACTCGGAATTTCGCTGCATCTCGGGGTGTGACGGCGCCTGGCCCGTCACCCAGGCCATCTACCGTTGCCCGAGGTGCCAAGGGCTGCTCGAGGTTCGCCACGACCTCGACGCGCTGAAGAGTCGGAGCGCCGCCGGTTGGATGCGGCTCTTCGACGAGCGGTACATGCGCAGCCAATGGCCCTATGGCTCCGGCGTCTGGGGCAAGCGCGAGTGGGTCATGCCCGAGGTGCCCGACGAGCTGATCGTCAGCATGTACGAGGGCGGGACCAACCTGTTCTGGGCGGAGCGTTACGGCCGGCAACTTGGTCTCGACGATCTCTGGGTCAAGCTCTGCGGCAACAGCCACAGCGGCAGCTTCAAAGATCTCGGCATGACCGTGCTGGTCAGCGTGGTGCGCTGGGCGATGCGCGAGGGGCTGGAGGTCAAGGCCGTGGCCTGTGCATCGACCGGTGACACCAGCGCGGCCCTCGCAGCCTACGGTGCGGCTGCAGGGCTGCCGGTGGTGGTGCTGCTGCCGCGAGGCAAGATCTCGACGGGCCAGCTGGTACAACCGCTCGCACACGGCGCCCTCGTGCTCGGGCTCGACACCGACTTCGACGGTTGTATGGACATCGTGCAGCGCCTGGCCGAAGAGGGCATCGTCTACCTCGCCAACAGTATGAACGCGCTGCGCATCGAGGGTCAGAAGACGGTGGCCGTCGAGGTCGTGCAGCAGCTCGACTGGCAGGTTCCAGACTGGATCATCCTGCCGAGTGGCAACCTGGGCAACGCCAGCGCGCTCTACGCCGGGTTCAAGTTGATGAAGGAGCTAGGGTTGATCCAGCGCTACCCGCGGCTCGTGATGGCTCAGGCCGAGAACGCGAACCCGCTCTATCGCGCCTGGAGCGCGGGCAAACGCGAGGTCGAGGCCATCAAGGCCCAAGCGACTCAAGCGACGGCGATCCAGATCGGAAATCCGGTGAGCGCGCCTCGGGCCGTGGCAGCGCTGGAGGCGATGAACGGTCTGGTCGAACAGGCGAGTGAGGAAGAGCTGGCGGACGCGGCCGCGCGGGCGGATCGCACCGGCATGTACACCTGCCCGCACACGGCCGTAGCGCTCGCGGCGCTCGAGAAGCTGAAGGCCCGCGGTGTGATCAAGGGCAGCGAGCGCGTGGTGTGCATCTCCACGGCGAGTGGGCTCAAATTCACCGAATTCAAGGTGGGCTACCACGAAGGCCGACTGCCCGGTGTGACGAGCCAGCTGGCGAACCCGCCCGTGAGCTTGCCGCCGGACTTCGGCCAGGTCGTCGACGCCATCGCGGCGCGCTTCGGTTGA
- a CDS encoding sigma-70 family RNA polymerase sigma factor — MTESADTSEPGQREWVLAALTHFEGPLLRFASGLVGSGHAADVVQDTFLELYRADRGQVEGHLSAWLFTVCKRRAIDVVRERGRLAALEEDDGMQSPDSGPAARVERQESMSRVERALERLTERDRQVVILKFSAGLRYKEIAEVMELSASNVGFILHTAIKILREELGDAAGVLLVSKRSVS, encoded by the coding sequence ATGACGGAATCGGCGGACACATCGGAACCGGGGCAGCGCGAGTGGGTGCTCGCCGCACTGACCCACTTCGAAGGCCCGCTGCTCCGCTTCGCGAGCGGACTCGTCGGCTCCGGTCACGCCGCTGACGTCGTGCAGGACACGTTCCTCGAGTTGTACCGAGCGGACCGCGGTCAGGTGGAAGGTCACCTGTCTGCGTGGCTCTTCACGGTGTGTAAACGCCGCGCCATCGACGTCGTCCGCGAACGCGGTCGGCTCGCGGCGCTCGAGGAGGATGACGGAATGCAGAGCCCAGACAGTGGACCCGCCGCGCGTGTCGAGCGGCAAGAGTCGATGAGCCGCGTGGAGCGCGCGCTCGAGCGGTTGACCGAACGCGATCGACAGGTCGTGATCCTGAAGTTCTCGGCGGGGCTTCGTTACAAGGAGATCGCCGAGGTGATGGAGCTCTCCGCGTCCAACGTCGGGTTCATCCTGCACACGGCCATCAAGATCCTCCGCGAGGAGCTGGGTGACGCGGCGGGAGTCTTGTTGGTGAGCAAAAGGAGCGTGTCATGA
- a CDS encoding VWA domain-containing protein, with protein sequence MRTNEKSKATDMSPSPLSARGRLMADEERREVPAGTAGTLMPEVPNGERGKHTEQYDAVLDNPFVRVGVDPRSTFSIDVDTAAYALVRRFLTNGSRPPRGAVRIEEMINYFSYAYPEPSAGAPFGVTTEVSAAPWASAHRLVRIGLKARSLAMRARPASNLVFLVDVSGSMNDPNKLPLLKQAFSLLVEQLDERDHVSIVVYAGASGMVLPPTSGDRKREILGALERLEAGGSTNGGQGIELAYSAAAQSFAQGGVNRVLLATDGDFNVGTTSQSALIDLIQAKAKAGVFLSVLGFGDGNYNDSMLEKLADKGNGNYAYIDNEGEARKVLVREATGTLVTVAKDVKLQLEFNPRKVEAFRLIGYENRVLAHSDFNDDSKDAGEIGAGHTVTALYELIPAGGLVPGAEVDGLKYQKPAPVAEAATSGELFTVKLRYKLPESDSSKLLEVPVTDQGAALGAASPDFRFAAAVASFGMLLRDSPHKGSATFESARQLAESGLGQGRDLEERRELLTLITRAEGRSPR encoded by the coding sequence ATGCGCACCAACGAAAAATCGAAAGCGACGGACATGAGCCCGTCGCCGCTCTCGGCGCGTGGACGGTTGATGGCGGACGAGGAGCGGCGGGAGGTTCCGGCTGGGACGGCGGGCACGCTGATGCCCGAGGTCCCCAACGGCGAACGCGGCAAACACACCGAGCAGTACGACGCGGTGCTCGACAACCCGTTCGTGCGGGTCGGCGTCGATCCACGCTCGACCTTTTCCATCGACGTCGACACCGCCGCGTACGCCCTGGTGCGGCGCTTTCTCACGAATGGGAGCCGCCCGCCGCGCGGGGCGGTGCGCATCGAGGAGATGATCAACTACTTCTCGTACGCGTACCCCGAGCCGAGCGCGGGCGCGCCCTTCGGCGTCACGACCGAGGTCAGCGCGGCGCCATGGGCCAGCGCCCACCGACTGGTGCGCATCGGGCTCAAGGCCAGGTCCCTCGCGATGCGGGCGCGCCCGGCGTCGAACCTGGTGTTCTTGGTCGATGTGTCGGGGTCGATGAACGACCCGAACAAACTGCCGCTCTTGAAGCAGGCGTTCTCGCTCTTGGTGGAGCAGCTCGACGAGCGGGACCACGTCTCGATCGTGGTCTACGCCGGCGCTTCAGGCATGGTGCTGCCACCGACCTCGGGGGATCGGAAGCGCGAAATTCTGGGTGCGCTCGAGCGCCTGGAAGCGGGCGGCTCGACCAACGGCGGACAGGGCATCGAGCTGGCCTACTCGGCGGCGGCGCAGAGTTTTGCCCAGGGCGGCGTGAACCGAGTGCTGCTGGCCACGGACGGCGACTTCAACGTGGGCACGACCAGCCAGAGTGCGCTCATCGATCTGATCCAGGCCAAGGCCAAGGCTGGAGTGTTCCTGAGTGTGCTCGGTTTCGGTGACGGCAACTACAACGACTCGATGCTCGAGAAGCTGGCCGACAAGGGCAACGGCAACTACGCCTACATCGACAACGAGGGCGAAGCCAGGAAGGTGCTGGTGCGGGAGGCTACGGGCACGCTGGTCACGGTCGCCAAGGACGTGAAGCTCCAGCTCGAGTTCAACCCGCGCAAGGTCGAGGCCTTCCGACTGATCGGTTACGAGAATCGCGTGCTCGCTCACTCCGATTTCAACGACGACAGCAAGGACGCTGGTGAGATCGGAGCCGGGCACACGGTGACCGCGCTGTACGAGCTCATTCCTGCGGGCGGATTGGTGCCGGGCGCGGAGGTCGACGGGCTCAAGTATCAGAAGCCCGCGCCCGTCGCCGAGGCAGCGACGAGCGGAGAGCTCTTCACCGTCAAGCTGCGCTACAAGCTGCCTGAGAGTGACAGCAGCAAGCTGCTCGAGGTGCCGGTCACGGATCAGGGCGCGGCGCTTGGGGCTGCGAGCCCCGATTTCCGCTTCGCCGCAGCGGTGGCCTCGTTCGGCATGTTGCTGCGAGACTCGCCGCACAAAGGCAGCGCCACGTTCGAGAGCGCGCGGCAGCTCGCCGAGAGCGGACTGGGCCAAGGGCGCGATCTAGAGGAGCGGCGCGAGCTGCTCACGTTGATCACTCGCGCCGAGGGCCGGTCCCCGCGCTGA
- the msrA gene encoding peptide-methionine (S)-S-oxide reductase MsrA: protein MSKQTNDPERVAAQSPATASNKNPTSEREVAVLAGGCFWGMEEILRKVPGVLDTEVGYAGGTTQSPSYEVVKTGTTGHAESVRITFDPSKLSYEELLEKWFFRMHDPTTKNRQGNDVGTQYRSAIFVSSPEQRRVAEMVKQRIDKSGKWKSPVVTEIVEAGPFTLAEGYHQDYLEKNPGGYTCHWMRD from the coding sequence ATGTCGAAGCAAACCAATGATCCCGAGCGGGTCGCGGCCCAGTCCCCCGCCACTGCCAGCAACAAGAACCCAACGAGCGAACGCGAGGTCGCCGTGCTGGCCGGAGGGTGTTTCTGGGGCATGGAAGAGATCCTGCGCAAAGTGCCGGGGGTGCTCGACACGGAGGTCGGTTACGCCGGCGGCACGACCCAAAGCCCGAGCTACGAGGTAGTGAAGACCGGAACGACGGGGCACGCCGAGTCGGTGCGCATCACCTTCGACCCCAGCAAATTGAGCTACGAAGAGCTGCTCGAGAAGTGGTTCTTCCGCATGCACGATCCCACCACCAAGAACCGCCAGGGCAACGACGTCGGCACCCAGTACCGCTCCGCAATCTTCGTCTCGTCGCCGGAGCAGCGCCGCGTCGCCGAGATGGTCAAGCAGCGCATCGACAAGAGCGGCAAGTGGAAGTCCCCCGTCGTCACCGAGATCGTCGAGGCGGGACCGTTCACGTTGGCCGAGGGGTACCACCAGGATTACCTCGAGAAGAACCCCGGCGGTTACACCTGTCACTGGATGCGAGACTGA
- a CDS encoding PEGA domain-containing protein: MARRISAPYSKALALVLAGSLASTAALPMAYAQGKVSAAEQKKRDSARKAYQEGEKAYNAGKFADAYTGFSKANEILPSPHAEYWMSMALDKQGKNEDAAAAFEKLLGHANVSKLGDEKISQVKARLAELKGGQTGEVSIGTTPAGASVSVDGAAQAGETPMMLKLKPGSHTITITNPGYEKQEMTIEVTAGQKTDKNIELTAADLGPAPAPAPVDAPTPPETAEPAPAAQPKSKVPAYVTLGIAGASTIVGAFSG; this comes from the coding sequence ATGGCACGCAGGATTTCCGCTCCGTATTCGAAGGCCCTCGCGCTCGTCCTGGCAGGGTCACTCGCCAGCACAGCTGCCCTCCCCATGGCGTACGCGCAGGGGAAGGTCTCGGCTGCCGAACAGAAGAAGCGGGACTCCGCGCGCAAGGCCTACCAAGAGGGCGAGAAGGCCTACAACGCCGGCAAGTTCGCCGATGCGTACACCGGCTTTTCCAAGGCCAACGAGATCCTGCCCTCGCCTCACGCCGAGTACTGGATGTCGATGGCCCTCGACAAGCAGGGCAAGAACGAGGACGCAGCCGCTGCCTTCGAGAAACTGCTGGGGCACGCGAACGTCAGCAAGCTGGGCGACGAGAAGATCAGCCAGGTGAAGGCGCGGTTGGCTGAGCTCAAGGGTGGGCAGACCGGCGAGGTCAGCATCGGCACCACTCCCGCGGGCGCCTCGGTCAGCGTGGACGGCGCAGCCCAGGCCGGTGAGACGCCGATGATGCTCAAGCTCAAGCCCGGCTCTCACACAATCACCATCACCAATCCCGGCTACGAGAAGCAGGAGATGACCATCGAGGTCACCGCCGGCCAGAAGACGGACAAGAACATCGAGCTCACGGCCGCCGATCTCGGCCCGGCCCCGGCTCCCGCGCCCGTGGACGCGCCGACACCGCCGGAAACTGCAGAGCCCGCACCCGCGGCCCAGCCAAAGAGCAAGGTCCCGGCCTACGTCACCCTCGGCATCGCCGGCGCCAGCACGATTGTCGGCGCATTTTCGGGGTGA